A genomic stretch from Edaphobacter aggregans includes:
- a CDS encoding 1,9-bis(guanidino)-5-aza-nonane synthase, translating into MPTKKELLQRPIQHIDIKQHNVVALVDAMKDMAYSSRDTGRAADIYEMMLRDTDCGVILCLAGSLISAGLQKIFVDLIRNNMVDAVVSTGANIVDQDFFEALGFNHYVAGDEYKYGAGDADLRELMIDRIYDTFIDEEELRICDETTHQITNSLEPRPYSSREFIREMGAYLSKNGKTPQAGGRDSIVLAAYEKNVPIFCPAFSDCSAGFGLVAHQHARQGKPHVSIDSAKDFYEITQLKIANPTTGLLMIGGGVPKNFAQDIVVAADILGVDASMHKYAIQITVADARDGALSGSTLKEASSWGKVDLTYEQMVFSEATIALPLIAGYAFHKNAQAARKGKSWTQILDQVPVTA; encoded by the coding sequence ATGCCTACAAAAAAAGAACTCCTCCAGCGCCCCATCCAGCACATCGACATCAAGCAGCATAACGTCGTCGCCCTCGTCGACGCCATGAAGGACATGGCCTACAGCTCGCGTGACACTGGCCGTGCTGCTGATATCTACGAGATGATGCTGCGCGACACCGACTGCGGCGTCATCCTCTGCCTCGCCGGCTCCCTCATCTCTGCCGGCCTCCAGAAAATCTTCGTCGATCTCATCCGTAACAACATGGTCGATGCCGTCGTCTCCACCGGCGCCAACATCGTCGATCAGGACTTCTTCGAGGCCCTAGGCTTCAACCACTACGTCGCCGGTGACGAATACAAGTACGGCGCAGGCGACGCCGATCTTCGCGAGCTGATGATCGACCGCATCTACGACACCTTCATCGACGAGGAAGAGCTCCGCATCTGCGACGAGACCACCCACCAGATCACCAACTCCCTCGAACCCCGCCCCTACAGCTCCCGCGAGTTCATCCGCGAGATGGGCGCCTATCTCTCCAAGAACGGCAAGACCCCGCAAGCCGGTGGCCGCGACTCCATCGTCCTCGCCGCCTACGAGAAAAACGTCCCCATCTTCTGCCCCGCCTTCTCCGACTGCTCCGCCGGATTCGGCCTCGTCGCTCACCAGCACGCTCGTCAGGGCAAGCCGCACGTCTCCATCGACTCGGCCAAGGACTTCTACGAGATCACCCAGCTCAAGATCGCTAACCCCACCACCGGCCTCCTGATGATCGGCGGCGGCGTCCCCAAGAACTTCGCGCAGGACATCGTCGTCGCCGCAGACATCCTCGGCGTCGATGCCTCCATGCACAAGTACGCCATCCAGATCACCGTGGCAGATGCCCGCGACGGCGCCCTCTCCGGTTCCACCCTCAAGGAGGCCAGCTCCTGGGGCAAGGTCGACCTCACTTACGAGCAGATGGTCTTCTCCGAGGCCACCATAGCCCTACCGCTCATCGCGGGCTACGCCTTCCACAAAAACGCGCAGGCTGCGCGCAAGGGCAAATCCTGGACCCAGATTCTCGATCAGGTTCCAGTAACCGCATAA